In a single window of the Methanofollis ethanolicus genome:
- a CDS encoding universal stress protein, producing the protein MPSSLFETVLVPTDFSRPANETLHLLAGMPGIGEVVLLHVIRKVEGDQAARERTVSEVETGLDRALSPLERAGVPVQTLIHFGRPCREICGAATDEQVGMIMMSRYGKMEVIPKLIIPSVLSME; encoded by the coding sequence ATGCCGTCGTCCCTTTTTGAAACCGTTCTCGTCCCGACCGATTTTTCCCGGCCTGCCAACGAAACCCTGCACCTCCTGGCAGGGATGCCGGGCATCGGCGAGGTCGTCCTCCTCCATGTCATCAGGAAGGTCGAGGGGGATCAGGCGGCACGGGAGAGGACTGTCAGCGAGGTCGAGACAGGGCTTGACCGGGCCCTTTCCCCCCTCGAACGCGCCGGTGTCCCTGTGCAGACACTCATTCATTTCGGCAGGCCATGCCGGGAGATCTGTGGTGCCGCGACAGATGAGCAGGTCGGCATGATCATGATGTCGCGGTATGGAAAGATGGAGGTCATCCCAAAACTGATCATACCCTCTGTCCTGTCGATGGAATGA
- a CDS encoding MFS transporter, translated as MSMPGNDGTKWGVLAIVCMAIFIMVIDTTIMNVSISALVVDLDTTVPAIQAVIAIYALVMASFMIIGGKLQDVMGRKKVFLVGLALYGVGTFTASISQNVFTLLLGWAILEGLGAALMLPATTTFITATYEGAKRAFAFGMWGGVGAAGMAFGPIIGGYLTAFYSWRWAFRLELVVVFIVLIFSYLLTEAKPTAAWRDLDIAGTLLSFGGLGSIVLGILIIRVPEFWGVVPIILGIGILCLAVFYLRQKHRKEQGEMPLIDVVIFGNRTFTAGNGVSIVQNVAIAGFLFIIPIFLQSVTGIDAFTTGLTILPMSLAMFALSVAASRLAAVVAPRTLILIGFAVAILGTVMLRGIFSAVMVPGEVIPGSVVFGIGMGIVFSQVTNLTLSSTSKEQESDASGILNTAKQMGTSFGTAIVGVVLLLSLVSGMVSGIAGSTFATGASEEEITEELVAWAEKMKTGAPPPDVPEEDMPEATAVVDASVSGAMQFSFDAISVLLALGLIATFFIPSSRRKEEGA; from the coding sequence ATGTCGATGCCAGGGAATGACGGGACAAAATGGGGCGTCCTTGCCATCGTCTGTATGGCTATTTTCATCATGGTCATCGACACGACCATCATGAACGTCTCCATCTCGGCCCTCGTCGTCGACCTGGACACCACGGTCCCGGCGATCCAGGCGGTCATCGCCATATACGCCCTGGTCATGGCCTCCTTCATGATCATCGGCGGCAAACTCCAGGACGTCATGGGGAGGAAGAAGGTCTTTCTGGTGGGACTCGCCCTGTACGGCGTCGGCACGTTCACCGCCTCGATAAGTCAGAACGTCTTCACCCTCCTCCTCGGGTGGGCGATCCTGGAGGGCCTCGGCGCCGCCCTCATGCTCCCGGCGACGACGACCTTTATCACGGCCACCTACGAAGGGGCGAAGAGGGCCTTCGCCTTCGGCATGTGGGGTGGTGTCGGCGCCGCCGGCATGGCCTTCGGGCCGATCATCGGTGGCTACCTCACCGCGTTCTACAGCTGGCGCTGGGCCTTCCGCCTGGAACTCGTGGTCGTCTTCATCGTCCTCATCTTCTCGTACCTCCTCACCGAGGCGAAACCGACCGCCGCATGGCGTGACCTCGACATTGCAGGGACGCTCCTCTCCTTCGGGGGGCTCGGGTCGATTGTCCTCGGCATCCTGATCATCCGCGTCCCCGAGTTCTGGGGAGTCGTCCCCATCATCCTCGGCATCGGGATACTCTGCCTTGCCGTCTTCTATCTCAGGCAGAAGCACAGGAAAGAGCAGGGGGAGATGCCCCTCATCGACGTCGTCATCTTCGGGAACAGGACCTTTACGGCGGGCAACGGCGTGAGCATCGTCCAGAACGTCGCCATTGCAGGCTTTCTCTTCATCATCCCGATCTTTCTCCAGAGCGTCACCGGCATCGACGCCTTCACCACCGGCCTCACCATCCTGCCCATGTCCCTCGCTATGTTCGCCCTCTCGGTGGCGGCGTCGCGGCTCGCCGCCGTGGTGGCGCCGAGGACGCTCATCCTCATCGGTTTTGCCGTCGCCATTCTCGGAACGGTGATGCTCCGCGGCATCTTCTCCGCGGTGATGGTGCCCGGCGAGGTGATACCGGGCTCGGTGGTCTTCGGGATCGGTATGGGCATCGTCTTCTCCCAGGTGACCAACCTCACCCTCTCCTCGACGTCGAAGGAGCAGGAGAGCGACGCCTCGGGCATCCTGAACACGGCCAAGCAGATGGGGACGTCTTTCGGGACGGCCATCGTCGGCGTCGTCCTCCTCCTCTCCCTGGTCTCCGGCATGGTCTCGGGCATTGCCGGGTCGACGTTCGCGACCGGGGCGTCGGAGGAGGAGATCACGGAAGAACTGGTGGCATGGGCCGAGAAGATGAAGACAGGGGCACCGCCGCCCGACGTCCCGGAGGAAGACATGCCCGAGGCGACCGCGGTCGTCGATGCGTCGGTCAGCGGAGCGATGCAGTTCTCCTTCGACGCCATATCAGTCCTCCTGGCCCTCGGCCTGATCGCGACTTTCTTCATCCCCTCCTCCCGGCGGAAGGAGGAGGGGGCCTGA
- a CDS encoding PRC-barrel domain-containing protein — translation MAFASPVTVVYPRMESLDRILGSSVKNATGDHLGVIHSLMIDTASGLVTFGVLSSGGIMGLGEKLYPVPWQALSRDPKEDEFTLKVRKETFETAPSFDKGHWPKSDDLAWFERVYHFYGVEPAWETKVM, via the coding sequence ATGGCTTTTGCAAGCCCGGTAACGGTTGTCTATCCGAGGATGGAGTCGCTCGACAGGATTCTCGGGAGTTCGGTAAAAAATGCGACAGGAGATCATCTCGGCGTGATCCATTCCCTGATGATCGATACGGCCTCGGGGCTGGTCACCTTCGGTGTCCTCTCTTCGGGCGGGATCATGGGCCTCGGGGAGAAACTCTACCCCGTGCCCTGGCAGGCGCTCTCCCGCGACCCGAAAGAGGACGAGTTCACCCTGAAGGTCAGGAAAGAGACCTTCGAGACGGCGCCGAGTTTCGACAAGGGCCACTGGCCGAAGTCCGACGACCTTGCGTGGTTCGAACGGGTGTATCACTTCTACGGGGTTGAACCGGCCTGGGAGACCAAAGTTATGTAA
- a CDS encoding ligand-gated ion channel, whose amino-acid sequence MTGGIAADLRAIRSIIFCLAAVLALLTVPPAMGAPADGSGEIQVLTGTIENDAIAIYTLPDLEAGDTLTVVMNGTSGNLDPFVAIGGPEVLEEGFRERYNRTVETALAGATDPLVAIPAIADELFYAWDDDRGTGYAASLTWDVPESGDYVLLAAGTPTADTFGDYTLTVGINAQPGTPPTEGAEIAVPDRLTGRVGVAEVTGTLSENKTSTFYILTDLLPGDTIYAYIETPADDIAPILVLSDYGDKPVRSANLLAPGKNASLQYTADSETGGSRLTVLRHPAADPAANSTYRLLVGLNEPAVLTGTAEPGGRTVIKQPIIVKAAVELDQITGVDQKSENYGVVANIMFTWKDPALAFSPDTCNCSSKIYRSIEDFVKAEGTRWPEFTINNQQGNRWTQNRLIQVRPDGTATYFERFWVTLQAPDFNFRNFPFDTQHFFLRIDALYPEEYFLYADWEGRTVVGTQLGEEEWYITRYWTNVTSTRIENTFSRFSFDFEAQRHLTYYLLRIFAPIFILILLAWVTFLLKDYGKRADVASANLLLFIAFNFTIAGDLPRLGYRTFLDSVLITTFIVSGLVVIYNLYLKWLATIEQKEVAERIDRVMVWFYPFAYLIGLGVTILLFP is encoded by the coding sequence ATGACAGGGGGTATCGCGGCCGACCTGAGGGCCATACGCAGTATCATTTTCTGCCTTGCCGCGGTCCTTGCTCTTCTGACAGTCCCCCCAGCCATGGGCGCCCCTGCAGATGGCAGCGGCGAGATCCAGGTCCTCACCGGCACGATCGAGAACGACGCGATCGCCATCTACACCCTCCCCGACCTTGAGGCCGGCGACACCCTCACGGTGGTGATGAACGGCACCTCCGGGAATCTCGACCCCTTCGTTGCCATCGGCGGGCCTGAAGTGCTGGAGGAAGGATTCAGGGAGAGGTACAACCGGACGGTCGAGACGGCCCTCGCCGGTGCGACAGACCCCCTGGTCGCCATTCCCGCGATCGCCGACGAACTCTTCTATGCCTGGGACGACGACAGAGGCACCGGGTATGCCGCCTCCCTCACCTGGGATGTGCCGGAGAGCGGCGACTACGTCCTCCTCGCCGCCGGCACACCAACGGCGGACACCTTCGGGGATTATACCCTCACCGTCGGAATCAACGCCCAGCCCGGCACACCGCCCACGGAAGGGGCCGAGATCGCCGTTCCCGACAGACTGACTGGCCGCGTCGGGGTGGCCGAGGTGACGGGCACCCTCTCGGAGAATAAGACCTCCACCTTCTACATCCTCACCGACCTCCTCCCCGGCGACACCATCTATGCCTACATCGAGACACCCGCTGACGACATCGCCCCCATTCTCGTCCTCTCCGACTATGGCGACAAACCCGTCAGGAGCGCCAACCTCCTCGCACCAGGGAAAAACGCCTCTCTCCAGTACACCGCCGACTCGGAGACCGGCGGCAGCAGACTGACCGTCCTTCGCCATCCTGCGGCCGACCCCGCGGCAAACAGCACCTACCGCCTCCTCGTCGGCCTCAACGAACCTGCCGTCCTCACCGGAACGGCCGAGCCCGGCGGCAGGACCGTCATAAAACAGCCCATCATCGTGAAGGCCGCCGTCGAACTGGACCAGATCACTGGCGTCGACCAGAAGAGTGAGAACTACGGCGTCGTTGCGAACATCATGTTCACATGGAAAGACCCGGCCCTCGCCTTCAGCCCGGACACCTGCAACTGTTCATCCAAGATCTACCGGAGCATCGAAGACTTCGTAAAAGCCGAAGGGACGCGGTGGCCCGAGTTCACCATCAACAACCAGCAGGGGAACCGCTGGACTCAGAACAGGCTTATCCAGGTCCGCCCCGACGGCACGGCCACCTACTTCGAGCGCTTCTGGGTGACCCTCCAGGCGCCTGACTTCAATTTCCGGAACTTCCCCTTCGACACCCAGCACTTCTTCCTCAGAATCGATGCCCTGTATCCCGAGGAGTACTTCCTCTATGCCGACTGGGAGGGGCGGACCGTCGTCGGTACCCAGCTCGGCGAGGAGGAGTGGTACATCACACGGTACTGGACCAATGTCACCTCCACGCGGATCGAGAACACTTTCTCCCGTTTTTCCTTCGACTTCGAGGCACAACGTCACCTCACCTACTATCTCCTCAGGATCTTCGCCCCGATCTTCATCCTGATCCTCCTTGCCTGGGTTACCTTCCTTCTCAAGGACTACGGGAAGAGGGCCGACGTGGCGAGCGCTAACCTCCTCCTCTTCATCGCCTTCAACTTCACGATCGCAGGCGACCTGCCGCGCCTCGGCTATCGCACCTTCCTGGACTCCGTCCTGATCACCACCTTCATCGTCAGCGGCCTTGTCGTGATCTACAACCTGTACCTGAAATGGCTCGCCACTATCGAGCAGAAGGAGGTCGCTGAAAGAATCGACCGGGTGATGGTATGGTTTTACCCGTTCGCCTACCTCATCGGTCTCGGCGTCACGATCCTGCTTTTCCCGTGA